One window of Candidatus Nitrospira kreftii genomic DNA carries:
- a CDS encoding Orotate phosphoribosyltransferase has protein sequence MTGREQLANAFHDTQSFKWDRDKGFKLASGEISPFYVDCRTLMAHPEARRLVAELAYEAVAGIEFDCLGGLELGAIPIAITISDFGCAASWQRLWRTFVVRKQAKDHGLGKLIEGSISHGDRALIVDDVLTSGGSLLKAVAVARDAGLRVDHALVIVDRQEQDGKARLEKEGVRLMSLLTIQDLMQTMNHT, from the coding sequence CTGGCAAACGCGTTCCATGACACTCAATCCTTTAAATGGGATCGTGACAAGGGATTCAAGCTCGCATCCGGCGAGATCAGCCCATTTTATGTCGATTGCCGTACTCTCATGGCGCATCCAGAAGCTCGTCGCTTAGTGGCTGAACTTGCGTACGAAGCCGTTGCAGGAATTGAATTCGATTGTTTGGGTGGGCTGGAACTCGGAGCAATTCCGATCGCCATCACCATTTCCGATTTCGGCTGCGCTGCATCCTGGCAGCGCCTGTGGAGGACCTTTGTCGTCCGTAAACAGGCTAAAGACCATGGATTAGGAAAGTTGATCGAGGGCAGCATCAGTCACGGTGATCGGGCGTTGATCGTGGACGATGTGCTCACGAGCGGTGGATCCTTGCTCAAAGCGGTCGCGGTCGCGCGGGACGCCGGTCTTCGAGTCGATCATGCCTTAGTGATTGTGGACCGTCAGGAGCAAGACGGAAAAGCTCGGCTGGAAAAAGAGGGAGTTCGTCTTATGAGTCTTTTAACGATTCAAGATCTCATGCAGACAATGAACCACACGTAG
- a CDS encoding hypothetical protein (conserved protein of unknown function) has protein sequence MVVACLVVGGCADGAKIVQEHGTGGVVIYPFKDGQGPILSSFRKEALELMKEKCPGGSYSIVREGEAKGRSRVVSPLDGAQELVEERRWGIQFECK, from the coding sequence ATGGTAGTGGCGTGTCTAGTCGTTGGGGGTTGTGCCGATGGCGCAAAGATCGTTCAAGAGCATGGCACGGGTGGTGTGGTCATCTATCCGTTTAAAGATGGACAGGGACCCATCCTCTCCTCGTTTCGAAAGGAGGCGCTCGAACTTATGAAAGAGAAATGTCCCGGAGGGTCTTATTCCATTGTTCGTGAGGGAGAGGCGAAGGGGCGCTCTCGTGTAGTGAGTCCGCTTGATGGGGCTCAAGAACTTGTCGAGGAGCGGCGGTGGGGAATTCAGTTTGAGTGTAAATGA
- a CDS encoding hypothetical protein (conserved protein of unknown function), with translation MKRRYLESFRDWASTAGMITRRHSSRWSIYGATYLLVGACVLPNPSLAEDIAWLQISDGIRVSVWRAEVQCPVVPRMLVVDLDPERTKFSIHYYAHEGLPEPPKIDEWQKRTGHHVVFNAGLFRENFAYLGLLYKDGRPLGSRRHPSWQGLFVAEPSDSGLRKARVLDLESEVFDEGRPPYREAAQALMLLDRTGKVRVRETGKYAYQTIVAETTAGHILLFKSLGVARLYDIGQCFKDVLPAVRQAMAMDGGSSSEVRILESLWHKDKDTEDRASWKGLFAGGTGSHIPLPTVIGVSPRQ, from the coding sequence ATGAAAAGACGATACCTAGAATCGTTCCGTGATTGGGCATCTACAGCAGGTATGATCACGAGGCGACATTCGTCACGATGGAGCATATATGGAGCGACATATCTATTGGTGGGCGCATGCGTGCTCCCTAATCCCAGCTTAGCGGAGGATATCGCATGGCTACAGATTTCCGATGGTATCAGGGTTTCGGTGTGGAGAGCTGAGGTTCAATGCCCTGTCGTTCCTAGAATGCTGGTTGTCGATTTGGATCCTGAACGGACAAAGTTCTCCATTCACTATTATGCCCATGAAGGGTTGCCGGAGCCACCTAAAATCGACGAATGGCAGAAACGAACGGGCCACCACGTGGTATTTAATGCAGGGTTATTCAGAGAAAACTTTGCGTATCTTGGACTTCTCTATAAGGATGGGCGTCCATTGGGAAGCCGGCGCCACCCATCATGGCAAGGGCTGTTTGTCGCAGAACCGTCGGATTCGGGGTTACGAAAGGCACGGGTCCTTGATTTGGAATCGGAGGTCTTCGATGAAGGGAGACCACCTTATCGAGAGGCGGCACAGGCCCTTATGCTTCTTGACCGAACGGGGAAGGTCCGTGTGCGTGAGACCGGAAAATATGCCTATCAGACGATTGTTGCTGAAACGACAGCCGGACACATTCTTCTCTTTAAGAGTCTTGGAGTCGCGCGGTTATACGATATCGGTCAGTGTTTCAAGGACGTACTTCCCGCTGTGCGTCAAGCGATGGCAATGGACGGAGGATCCTCCTCGGAGGTGCGTATTCTCGAATCACTCTGGCATAAAGACAAGGATACAGAGGATCGCGCATCATGGAAGGGGCTATTCGCCGGCGGCACCGGTAGTCATATTCCTTTGCCCACAGTGATTGGTGTGAGCCCAAGACAATGA
- a CDS encoding hypothetical protein (conserved protein of unknown function): MITPLRVLHLESNRHLSDRIETMLTDGGIPCVIRRIGSRAAFTSALSEGQVDLILAEFILPWLDGRSALESARTLAPDVPVIFVSATLQGKQSIEQLYRGATDCIPINELDRLVPSVRRLLREQQERAARVRAESALLESEVQFRQVQKLEAVGRLAGGLAHDFNNLLTIIMGQSQVLLSEMDQNDPLRRRVEEMHRAGDRARILIRQLLTFSRKQPSQAKVLSLNTVLVDFEPMLGRLIGDDIQLTLKPSVDDLKVKTDPAWLEQVVMNLVVNAKDAMPEGGKLTIETTGVDLDHAPLYHMSPITPGTYVRLSVSDSGCGMTPEVQAHVFEPFFTTKEEGKGTGLGLSTVFGIVTQSGGGLDVTSKIGEGTRFDVYLPRVENEILVPSDENPAMPSLGGHETILLVEDDEDVRVLIRDELRKRGYRIVEARNGVEACLVATPYMRKLQLLLTDIVMPGMSGVELARNLRMIKPELSVLLISGYMDDVGVSAREPSWAYLQKPFTPEAVADKVREVLDLKPSNQKRKSQSSEPSRSSI; the protein is encoded by the coding sequence ATGATCACGCCGCTACGAGTCCTTCATTTAGAATCGAATCGGCACCTCAGTGACCGAATTGAGACGATGTTGACGGATGGAGGTATTCCATGCGTGATACGGCGGATCGGGAGCCGCGCGGCCTTTACGTCGGCTCTCTCTGAAGGTCAAGTCGATCTCATCCTGGCAGAATTCATCCTTCCTTGGTTGGACGGACGGTCGGCTCTTGAGTCGGCTCGAACATTGGCTCCTGATGTGCCGGTGATTTTTGTTTCGGCCACCCTTCAGGGGAAACAGAGCATCGAACAGCTATATCGTGGTGCGACGGATTGTATACCCATAAATGAGCTAGATCGACTGGTTCCATCGGTACGGCGCCTACTGCGCGAGCAACAGGAGCGAGCAGCGCGAGTGCGGGCCGAATCGGCACTCTTGGAAAGCGAAGTGCAGTTTCGGCAGGTGCAGAAGCTTGAAGCGGTCGGGCGTCTGGCTGGAGGGCTCGCCCACGATTTCAATAACTTGCTGACAATCATTATGGGACAAAGTCAGGTGCTGCTCAGCGAAATGGATCAGAATGACCCCCTTAGACGTCGAGTTGAGGAGATGCATAGAGCCGGTGATCGAGCAAGAATTCTCATTCGCCAGTTGCTCACGTTCAGCAGAAAACAACCCTCTCAGGCGAAGGTGTTGAGCCTGAATACCGTCCTTGTCGATTTCGAACCCATGCTGGGCAGGCTGATTGGAGATGATATCCAACTCACGTTGAAACCGAGCGTCGATGATCTAAAAGTAAAGACCGACCCGGCCTGGCTTGAACAGGTTGTGATGAATCTGGTCGTCAACGCAAAAGATGCTATGCCAGAGGGCGGCAAACTCACGATTGAAACCACCGGAGTGGATCTCGATCATGCACCGTTGTACCACATGAGCCCGATCACACCCGGCACCTATGTCAGGCTCTCCGTTTCCGACAGCGGATGCGGAATGACTCCAGAAGTGCAAGCACATGTTTTTGAACCTTTCTTTACAACCAAAGAAGAAGGAAAGGGAACTGGACTCGGGCTTTCGACCGTGTTCGGCATTGTGACTCAGAGCGGTGGTGGGTTGGACGTGACCAGTAAGATCGGGGAGGGAACGCGTTTTGATGTCTACCTGCCACGGGTGGAAAACGAGATCTTGGTTCCATCTGATGAGAATCCGGCAATGCCGTCACTAGGAGGGCATGAGACGATACTCCTCGTAGAGGATGATGAGGATGTTCGCGTACTGATTCGCGATGAACTTCGTAAACGTGGGTATCGTATTGTCGAAGCGCGAAATGGCGTGGAGGCTTGCCTGGTGGCTACCCCCTATATGAGAAAACTTCAACTGTTACTTACCGATATCGTCATGCCAGGAATGAGCGGCGTGGAACTGGCTCGGAATCTTCGGATGATTAAGCCGGAGCTCAGTGTTCTCTTGATCTCTGGCTATATGGATGATGTTGGTGTCAGTGCACGAGAGCCATCTTGGGCCTACCTGCAAAAGCCATTCACGCCAGAAGCGGTAGCAGACAAAGTGCGCGAAGTGCTCGACCTCAAGCCTTCCAATCAGAAGAGGAAAAGCCAATCATCGGAGCCATCGCGGTCATCGATCTGA
- a CDS encoding Two-component system response regulator: MNAAKPILLAEDNPRDAELALAAMEEEHISDKIVLCRDGAEVLDYLYCRGQFKSRLKGNPAVVFLDLKMPKVNGLEVLRTIKADINLRPIPVVMLTSSREERDLAESYALGANAYVVKPVEFHKFLSAVKELGTFWGVINEPPPEGSRFSHPHS; encoded by the coding sequence ATGAATGCGGCGAAACCAATTCTCCTCGCCGAAGATAATCCACGTGATGCTGAACTTGCTCTTGCTGCGATGGAAGAGGAGCATATATCTGACAAAATCGTCCTCTGTCGTGATGGAGCTGAGGTGTTGGACTATCTGTACTGTCGAGGGCAGTTCAAGTCACGTCTTAAAGGGAACCCCGCTGTGGTGTTTCTTGACCTCAAAATGCCGAAGGTGAACGGACTGGAAGTCTTGCGTACCATTAAAGCGGACATCAACCTTCGTCCGATTCCGGTCGTGATGCTGACGTCGTCACGAGAAGAACGAGATTTGGCCGAAAGCTATGCGTTGGGAGCGAACGCCTACGTGGTCAAGCCCGTTGAGTTTCACAAATTTCTGTCGGCTGTCAAAGAGTTGGGCACGTTCTGGGGGGTGATCAACGAACCCCCTCCCGAAGGTTCTCGGTTCAGTCATCCCCATTCATGA
- a CDS encoding hypothetical protein (conserved protein of unknown function) has product MDSTSNHLAEPPDLAIEEANPHIDILPGSIGFGHVRVPWFEKLAIEQRVLAGFSLVFVGILVITAVSYHNTSILLANSRLDGRSHDLLQLLSNIDVAMTEAEDAHRRYLVTGEASYLDSYTKVVNQKPAFTNYLRELTRGSTEQEQRVGVLDRMMDKQLNAESKAIALFERGGFRSVKKMALEGAGRRELGVIHQLITEMDSDERQAMNGRVADSAVGTRNTIVLLGIGAFLQLVLLAWVYYLIRHDITERRRVAGELHRRGELLEAANKELEAFSYSVSHDLRAPLRHIDGYAALLRKSVEESLNEKGARYLQTISDAAKQMGQLIDDLLVFSRMGRQEMLRTNVNLEQLIKSILADLRLDLQGREISWTIAPLPEVKGDPAMLRQVFVNLITNAIKFTGTRSQASIEIGVDCPTSAEIVIFVRDNGVGFDMEYASKLFGVFQRLHRADEFEGTGIGLANARRIVHRHGGRTWAEGVPDKGATFFIALPTRSSES; this is encoded by the coding sequence ATGGACTCAACCTCAAACCATCTAGCGGAGCCTCCGGATTTGGCGATCGAGGAGGCCAACCCTCATATCGACATCCTTCCAGGTTCGATTGGTTTTGGCCACGTTCGTGTGCCATGGTTTGAAAAACTTGCCATTGAGCAAAGGGTGTTGGCTGGTTTCAGTCTTGTGTTTGTTGGGATCCTAGTAATCACCGCGGTTTCGTATCACAACACCAGTATTCTCCTGGCTAACAGTCGACTCGATGGTCGCAGCCATGATCTCCTCCAGCTTCTCAGCAATATCGATGTTGCAATGACTGAAGCAGAGGATGCGCACCGACGATATCTTGTCACAGGAGAAGCGTCCTATCTTGACTCCTATACGAAAGTCGTAAACCAGAAGCCGGCATTTACTAACTATCTTCGTGAATTGACGCGCGGTTCCACAGAACAGGAGCAACGAGTCGGTGTTCTGGATCGGATGATGGACAAACAGTTGAACGCCGAATCCAAGGCCATCGCCCTGTTTGAGAGAGGCGGGTTTCGATCCGTCAAGAAGATGGCTCTTGAAGGGGCTGGTCGCCGCGAGTTGGGCGTGATTCATCAACTCATTACCGAGATGGATTCAGACGAACGACAGGCAATGAATGGTCGTGTGGCGGATTCTGCTGTCGGGACCAGAAATACTATTGTGCTCTTAGGTATCGGGGCTTTTCTCCAGCTGGTCTTGCTGGCATGGGTCTACTATCTTATTCGGCATGACATTACGGAGCGGCGGCGTGTTGCAGGGGAACTGCATCGTCGAGGGGAACTCTTGGAGGCTGCAAACAAGGAGCTGGAAGCGTTCAGCTATTCAGTCTCTCATGATTTACGGGCACCCTTGCGGCATATAGACGGGTATGCGGCTCTCCTGCGTAAATCTGTTGAGGAGTCGTTGAACGAGAAAGGTGCACGGTATTTGCAAACAATTTCTGATGCCGCCAAGCAGATGGGACAGCTGATTGATGACCTGTTGGTCTTTTCACGCATGGGCCGACAAGAAATGCTTCGCACCAATGTCAATCTGGAGCAGTTGATCAAAAGTATTCTTGCGGATTTGCGCCTGGACTTGCAAGGGCGGGAGATATCGTGGACAATCGCCCCATTACCAGAGGTCAAGGGCGATCCAGCCATGCTGAGACAGGTATTTGTGAATCTGATCACGAATGCGATTAAGTTCACCGGCACCAGGTCCCAGGCTTCTATTGAAATAGGGGTGGATTGTCCCACCTCTGCCGAGATCGTCATTTTTGTGCGTGACAACGGGGTTGGGTTTGATATGGAGTATGCGTCCAAGTTGTTTGGAGTGTTCCAGAGACTGCACCGCGCGGATGAATTTGAAGGAACGGGAATCGGGCTCGCGAATGCACGTCGGATCGTCCATCGCCATGGGGGTCGGACCTGGGCGGAAGGCGTCCCAGACAAGGGAGCGACTTTCTTTATTGCGTTGCCAACAAGGAGTAGTGAATCATGA
- a CDS encoding NADH-quinone oxidoreductase subunit N: MIFSLNLSFADLLLLLPEIFLTCWLCVVLIVDFVSPRLPKEQLAYLSVAGLVITLGCLAWFDVNHISGALFGNMFVLDRMAIFFKVFILGATILVILSSVEYVNRFTLFRGEYYVLVVMSALGMMFMASANDLLSVFVSLEFSTLGFYVLVSYLRDDLASNEAGLKFFILGVFAAGLFAYGISLVYGETGQLVFSEMSSAQPTPGLIIGFLLIFAALGFKIGAVPFHSWIPDTYHGAPTPVTAFLSIAPKGAALVILLRIFLVALASFKPVWVYLLVAVSIVSMTYGNIVAIAQRNIKRLLAYSGIAQIGNVLIGLAAGTKMGSDAILFYLLAYLFANLGAFAVVIAVSQAIGKDEIEDYRGLNRRSPFLAFAMLLFLLSLAGVPPLAGFIGKLYIFVAAIKEGLYTLITVGLINIVISMYYYLIVVKQMYINEPIDPSPIRISAPMKTVIYVGLAGTLVIGIYPQPFTDWVVEATLMFSNFVTPSATAFPSTIHVGS; this comes from the coding sequence ATGATCTTTTCGCTGAATCTCTCCTTTGCGGATCTGCTTCTTCTCTTGCCGGAAATCTTCCTCACGTGTTGGCTGTGTGTCGTCCTCATCGTGGATTTCGTCTCTCCGCGCCTGCCTAAAGAACAGCTTGCATATCTTAGTGTGGCAGGCCTTGTGATCACACTGGGATGTTTGGCGTGGTTTGACGTCAATCATATATCCGGCGCGCTGTTTGGCAACATGTTCGTACTGGATCGCATGGCGATTTTTTTCAAGGTATTTATTTTGGGGGCCACCATACTCGTGATTCTGTCGTCAGTCGAGTATGTCAATCGGTTCACATTATTCCGGGGTGAATATTATGTGCTCGTAGTGATGTCGGCGCTTGGCATGATGTTCATGGCATCAGCCAATGATCTCCTGTCTGTCTTTGTGAGCTTGGAGTTCTCGACTCTTGGATTTTATGTACTCGTGTCGTATTTACGCGATGACTTGGCCTCAAACGAGGCAGGGTTGAAATTCTTCATCCTCGGTGTATTTGCTGCTGGTCTCTTCGCCTACGGCATCAGCCTCGTCTACGGTGAAACGGGTCAGCTAGTGTTCTCAGAAATGTCGTCCGCACAACCGACTCCCGGTTTAATCATTGGATTTCTGCTGATCTTCGCCGCCTTAGGATTTAAGATCGGGGCCGTTCCCTTCCATTCGTGGATACCCGATACCTATCACGGCGCCCCAACCCCCGTTACGGCCTTTTTGTCGATTGCCCCCAAAGGCGCTGCTTTGGTGATCCTCCTCAGGATTTTTCTGGTCGCATTGGCGTCGTTCAAACCGGTTTGGGTTTACTTGCTGGTTGCTGTCTCGATCGTGTCGATGACGTACGGAAACATCGTGGCCATCGCTCAACGAAACATTAAACGGCTGCTTGCCTACTCTGGGATCGCTCAAATTGGAAACGTATTGATAGGACTGGCGGCAGGAACCAAGATGGGAAGTGATGCCATTCTGTTTTATCTCTTGGCCTATCTCTTTGCGAATCTTGGAGCCTTTGCCGTTGTCATTGCGGTCAGCCAGGCGATCGGTAAGGACGAGATCGAGGATTATCGAGGTCTAAATAGACGCTCCCCGTTTTTGGCATTTGCCATGTTGCTGTTCCTGTTGTCATTGGCCGGGGTGCCGCCGCTTGCAGGGTTTATTGGAAAGCTCTACATCTTTGTCGCTGCGATTAAGGAAGGGCTCTATACCTTGATCACGGTTGGCCTGATCAATATCGTCATATCGATGTACTATTACTTGATTGTGGTGAAGCAAATGTACATCAATGAACCGATTGATCCGTCTCCAATTAGGATTTCCGCCCCTATGAAGACCGTCATCTATGTCGGCTTAGCGGGGACTTTGGTGATCGGCATTTACCCGCAACCGTTTACAGACTGGGTCGTTGAAGCTACGCTGATGTTTTCCAACTTTGTGACTCCTTCCGCAACGGCCTTTCCCTCAACGATACATGTTGGCAGCTAG
- a CDS encoding NADH-quinone oxidoreductase, membrane subunit M produces the protein MGEHALLYILFAPFLGALGLIFISNRQPLLVRGVAASSAFVSLIASIYLFYAYDPVKGGFQFVEKIEWSRQLGISLHLGVDGIGTPLVLASTILLFAGIFVSWHIKDRTKEFYIWLLILAAATIGVFMSLDLFFLYFFYEMSVIPMYLLLGMWGSHTKKYLEMTDTEGMKLRDSVGFIFNFGSNSKEYAAMKLVLFLSAFAVMALMGILLIYKYSGLNTFDILVLREQANLMNIPVLGTTLDKIIWVLVFFGFASIAPLWPMHSWSPVGHAAAPAATSMLHAGVLMKLGHFSIIRVAFEILPDTTREMMPIAAVLCMFSIIYGGFVAFYAKDTKYVIGYSSSSHMGYVFLGMASLNYISLSGAVIYMFAHAMATGMLFAMAGWVYDQTHTRDIPSLGGLSNKMPFISACFIVGCMASIGMPGTVNFIAEIMIVVGSWNKYPLQVIVAMLGIVLTLAYLFKMMRGLFYGPMNQKYGHAHDAISTVDRLPLLIMISVSVGFGIFPMHLYDVVRSGVDPLIVRITEVVPVAQTGDGPGPPSAVVLSETMTTTPVVATKILPTPMLTSQGGGE, from the coding sequence ATGGGAGAGCACGCACTGTTGTATATCCTTTTCGCTCCGTTTCTTGGAGCGTTAGGGTTGATTTTTATTTCGAATCGTCAACCTCTGCTTGTCCGTGGCGTTGCTGCAAGCTCTGCCTTCGTGTCGTTAATCGCTTCGATCTACCTCTTCTATGCCTATGATCCGGTTAAAGGGGGATTTCAATTTGTCGAAAAAATTGAGTGGTCCCGCCAGCTTGGTATTTCCTTGCATCTGGGTGTCGACGGTATCGGAACTCCTCTCGTGTTGGCCTCAACGATTCTCCTATTTGCTGGGATCTTCGTATCCTGGCATATCAAGGATCGGACGAAAGAGTTCTACATCTGGTTGTTGATCCTGGCGGCTGCCACGATCGGCGTGTTCATGTCTCTTGATCTGTTCTTCCTCTACTTCTTCTACGAAATGTCCGTGATCCCGATGTACTTACTGCTGGGTATGTGGGGGAGTCACACCAAGAAGTATTTGGAGATGACGGATACCGAAGGGATGAAACTGCGAGATTCCGTCGGCTTTATTTTTAATTTCGGCTCCAACAGCAAAGAATATGCGGCCATGAAACTGGTGCTCTTTCTCTCCGCGTTCGCGGTCATGGCTTTAATGGGCATTCTGCTGATCTATAAATATTCGGGGCTCAATACCTTTGACATCTTGGTGCTTCGTGAGCAGGCCAACCTCATGAATATTCCGGTCTTGGGCACGACTCTGGATAAGATCATATGGGTTTTGGTCTTCTTCGGATTTGCATCGATCGCTCCGCTTTGGCCGATGCACTCATGGTCTCCCGTTGGCCATGCGGCAGCACCGGCTGCGACGAGCATGCTTCATGCCGGTGTCCTTATGAAGCTGGGGCATTTTTCAATCATCAGAGTTGCATTTGAAATTCTCCCGGACACGACTAGAGAAATGATGCCGATTGCTGCCGTTCTTTGCATGTTCAGCATCATCTACGGAGGGTTTGTCGCTTTTTATGCCAAGGACACGAAGTATGTCATCGGCTATTCAAGCTCCAGTCACATGGGCTATGTGTTTCTCGGCATGGCTTCCCTTAACTACATCAGCTTGAGCGGTGCCGTCATCTATATGTTCGCTCACGCAATGGCCACGGGCATGCTGTTCGCGATGGCGGGATGGGTCTATGATCAAACCCATACACGCGACATTCCTTCGCTGGGGGGGCTTTCCAATAAGATGCCGTTTATCTCTGCGTGCTTTATCGTGGGGTGTATGGCCTCGATTGGGATGCCTGGGACGGTGAATTTTATTGCGGAGATCATGATTGTCGTCGGCAGTTGGAATAAGTACCCATTGCAAGTGATCGTTGCGATGTTGGGCATTGTGCTGACTCTGGCTTACCTATTTAAAATGATGAGGGGCCTGTTCTATGGTCCGATGAATCAGAAGTACGGACACGCCCATGATGCGATTTCTACCGTTGATCGGCTGCCCTTGTTGATTATGATCTCAGTCAGCGTCGGGTTCGGTATTTTCCCGATGCATCTGTACGATGTTGTTCGCTCCGGCGTAGATCCATTGATCGTGAGGATCACCGAAGTCGTTCCTGTTGCGCAAACTGGGGACGGCCCAGGGCCTCCGAGCGCAGTAGTTCTCTCAGAAACTATGACGACGACACCGGTCGTGGCCACCAAGATTCTGCCGACTCCGATGCTGACGTCACAAGGAGGGGGCGAATGA